Genomic DNA from Pseudomonadota bacterium:
CTGCGGCAGGCGGGTGTGTACACAACGCCTGACGATGGGTACCAACCTCATGGCGACGGTACGTGACCCCAACGCGAACCAGCGCCTCGCACAAGCCCGGCGGCGACGCAAGAAACGCGGCGCCGACCCAGGAAAGAGGTCAAGAAGCAATGCTTGCCAGACGTGAATCCAGACCCCTTCGCGCATTCGCCGACCCGATGCTCGGCATGCTCGACTCGATGCGTGATCTCCAGCAATCCATGTCGGGACTCTTCGGCGACCTGTGGCAGGGCGTGCCTGCCCCAGGGTTTGAGGGGAACCTGGCGCCCGTGAACAGCTATCGGCGGGGAGACGACTACGTCGTGGAATGTCCCCTGGCCGGGGTTCGCAAGGACGACATCGACGTCAACATCGACGGTGATGTGCTGACCATTCGCGCAACGGTGCGCGAGCGAGAGGAGATCAAGGACGAGGCCTACCATCTGCGTGAGATCCGCCAGGGCGTGGTTCAGCGCAGCCTTCGGCTGCCGTTCGAGGTCGAACCGGACAAGACCGAGGCACACTACCAGGACGGCCTTCTCACCCTCGCCATGCACCCCAGTGAAAAGGTGAAGCAGCGTGGCGTGAAGGTCCGGGTGCAGTAGCCCCTCCTCCCCGTTGCAGCATGGTGGAGGCTGCGCGTGCTCGCACCTTCAGGGTGTGAGCACGGCCTCCACGTGCTGCGACTCCCCTGGCGCGGGTCGAAGCCGCACCGTCCACGGCGGCCTGCCGCTCGACGCGGCCACCGTGATGGTGTAGGCACGCCCCGGATGGAGGAAGAGGGTCAGTGGCGTGAGGCCTGCCGGT
This window encodes:
- a CDS encoding Hsp20/alpha crystallin family protein; this encodes MLARRESRPLRAFADPMLGMLDSMRDLQQSMSGLFGDLWQGVPAPGFEGNLAPVNSYRRGDDYVVECPLAGVRKDDIDVNIDGDVLTIRATVREREEIKDEAYHLREIRQGVVQRSLRLPFEVEPDKTEAHYQDGLLTLAMHPSEKVKQRGVKVRVQ